The sequence TCACCAAGGCCGACAGCAAGTTCAAGACCACCGAGGACTGCAAGGCCAAGGGCACCAAGATCGCCGTGCTGCTCGGTGCCACCGGCGAGAAGGAAGCCAAGACCGCCTTCCCCGATGCCGACATCAAGAGCTACAAGGGCGGCGGTCCGCTGCTGCTCGACGCCGTCAACAACGGCCAGGCCGATTGCGGCGTCAACGACGTCTCGGCGGTCAAGGGCCAGTCGACAGCCTATCCGGCCGGCAGCTTCACCATCATGCCGGACCTGCTGTCGAAGGAGCCGCTCGCCTTCGCCACCCGCTATGACGAGCCGGACCTGCTGGTCTGGATGAACCTGTTCCTCAACCAGGTCACGATCGACGGCCGCCTGCAGAAGAACCTCGACTACTGGGTGAATTCCGACGCCTGGAAGAAGGATCACTGAGGAATTAGCGAGTAGCGAATAGGGAGTAGCGAATAGGGAATGGCCGTTCCGGCCACGCTTCGCTGCTCCCTACTCCCCTACTCGCTATTCGCTATTCCCTATTCGCTATCACCTCTCACCGCCGCACGGCCATGCTCGAAAATTTCAGTTTCCGCACCATCGTCGAATACCTGCCTTTGTTCGGGCAGGGCCTGGTCACGACCGTCTGGCTGTCGGCGCTGTCCTTTGTCGGCGCACTCGTCGTCGGCATCGTGCTGTGCGCCATGAACTTGCAGCGCGGCTGGCTGTTTCGCGCGCCGGCCAAGGCCTATATCGACGCCGTGCGCGCCACGCCCCTGCTGGCGCAGCTTTACTTCCTCTATTTCGGCCTGCCCCGGCTCGGCTTCGTGCTGCCGGAACTCGTCGTCGGCATCCTCGCACTATCTTTGAACAGCGGCGCCTATATCGCTGAAATCATTCGCGCCGGCATCCTGTCGATCCCGCGCGGCCAGGTCGAGGCGAGCGTCGCTTCCGGCATGACCTATGTCCAGCGCATGCGCCTGGTCGTCCTGCCGCAAGCCTTCAAGGTGACGATCCCGCCGCTGCTCGGCCAGGCGATCGTGCTGGTCAAGGATTCCGCCCTGCTGTCACTGATCTCGGTTGCCGAACTGACGCGCGCCGGCCAGTTGCTCGCCTCCGACCGCTTCATGCCGGCGGAAGGTTTTGTCACCATCGCCGCCTTCTATTTGCTGCTCTACTATTGCCTGAAGGGACTGGCCGTTCTCTCCAGCCGCTGGCTCGGCACGGCGGGGGCGCGCACATGATCTGGCAACAATTCCTCAGCCTCGCCGGCTCCTATCCCCTCGCCTTGCGCGGCCTCGGCATGACGGTGGTGCTGTCGCTGATCAGCCTGGTGGCGGGCACCTTGCTCGGCTTCGGCCTCGGCATCTTGCGCACCGGTGGCAACCGGCTGCTCTCGGGTGTCATCGGCGCCTGGGTCGACCTGATCCGCGGCACGCCGTTCCTGGTGCAGATCTTCCTGATCTTCTTCATCCTGCCGGAATTCGGCATCGAGCTCGATGCCTTCACCGCCGGCATCATCGCGCTGACCAATCTCGCCGCCTGCTTCATCTGCGAGATCGTCGCCGCCGGCATCCGCTCGGTGCCGACAGGCCAGGTCGAGGCAGCGCTGGCATCCGGCCTGTCGCGCTGGCAGCGCATGCGCCAGGTGGTGCTGCCGCAGGCGATGCGCATCGTGCTGCCACCGCTGGTCGGGCAATATGTGCTGCTGATCAAAGACTCTTCCGTCGTCTCGGCGATCGGGCTGACCGACCTCACCCGCGTCGGCTGGCTGGTGGTGCAGCGTGTGCCCAACGGGCTGCTGGTCTTCTTCCTCGTCGGCGTCGGCTATTTCATCGTCTGCTATCCCTTGATCATGCTGGCCCGCCGGCTCGAACGCCGCATGGGCGCGGCGCATGGCGAGGTGCAACTGTGACATCGAACCCCAGAGGGCGCACGGATATGAGCACGCCAAGTATGACCAAAACGGGTCTCGCCAAAATCGGCATGATCGACTTTCGCGGCGTCAACAAATGGTTCGGCGCGCTCAACGTGTTGAAGGACATCACGCTCAGCGTCGAGCCGCGCGAAGTGGTCGTCGTCTGCGGCCCGAGCGGCTCGGGCAAGAGCACGCTGATCCGCTGCATCAACGGCCTGGAGACGATCAAGGACGGCGACCTCGTCGTCGACGGCCAGCGCCTCGGCGACCCCGCCACCAACATGACGCAACTGCGCACCGAGATCGGCTTCGTCTTCCAGTCCTTCAACCTCTATCCGCACAAGACCGCGCTCGAAAACGTCACGCTGGCCCCTATCCATGTCCGCAAAATCCCGCGCGCCGAAGCTGAAAAGGCCGGGCGCGACTTGCTGGCCAAGGTCGGGCTGGCCGACAAGGTCAACGCCTATCCGGCACAGCTCTCCGGCGGCCAGCAGCAGCGCGTGGCGATCGCGCGTTGCCTCGGCATGCGGCCGAAAATCATGCTGTTCGACGAGCCGACCTCGGCGCTCGATCCCGAGATGATTTCCGAGGTGCTCGACGTCATGGTGGCCGTCGCCGAGGAAGGCATGACCATGATGGTGGTGACGCACGAGATGGGCTTTGCCCGCAAGGTCGCCCAGCGCGTGGTGTTCATGGACGCCGGCGCCATCGTCGAAAGCGGCACGCCCGACGAATTCTTCTCACATCCCAGGACCGACCGCAGCCGGGCGTTTCTGAGCAAGATTCTCAGGCATTGAGGGCGTGCGGCTTAGGGTTTTCCCTTCTGCGCCCTCGAACCTATGTTAGCGGCGCTCACCTAGCATGCTTGGCTCGCATCTTGCTCAGGAATGCAGTGCTGTCGAACGCAATGGGTGCCCCAGATTCTTCCCCGGCAATGAGAGCGTTCTCCAACGCGCGGACTTCGTCCTCATACTCTAAGCGCAAGCGAGACGATGTATCCTGCTGTCGATAAAACCACCCAAGGCTTGCGTAGTTCTTGCGCGGCCCCTTGACGCGCCACGCCTCGGCCCATTCGTCCCGTCCGCGAAAGAAGAAGCGCCCGACATAGAGATCGGCGCCGCAGAGATGGCGCACGGCCTGCGCCGCCTTCGGCTCCAGTTCGATGAAGTCGCTTCCATCGGCATGAAGGATGCGCATCGAAGCCTCGCCCGGCTCGAGCCGGTAGCGCCGGCTTGCCGGCATTTCATGGGCGCCGATCCGCATGAGCCCACGCTCGGTGAAGGCATCTTCCGTGACCACGGCGTCGCCGGCGAAGCGGTGGGTCGCGCCGGTCAGGAAATCGATCATGGTGCGGCGGACCTTCCAGTCGCCGACAAGGTGGTCTGTCATTGCCTCACTTGGCCCGCCATGGGGATCAGGTGTGTCTCCCTTGGTCATGGAGCGTTGCCTGTGGAACGCAGTGCGCTGATCGTCGCCAGATATTCTATGAAGTGTCGTGGGCAACCACCCAATGCCAGCCGATAGAGCCTCAGGGCCTCGTCGTCACGGCGCTGCAGCCTTTGGAACTCCGCCGCGTAGAAATTGGCCTCGCAGACCTGCCCGTTCCTGATGGTCTCGTGTGGATTCTCGGCTGCCGCCAAGACCGCTTCCGGCGTCTGCTCCCCCAACAGCATGCGCACCACCGGCGCCGGCCATTGCGTCATGTCGAGCTTGGCGTCGTGCAGAATACTCGGCTGTCCGTTGTGGCGCCGAGCAAGATCCGCCCAGATTGCGTAATACGAATCCTGAGGGCGCATCGCCGCCCCTCTTTCGAAATCGTCCTGAGCACTGATCGGAGACGGGAAATAGAAGCTGGCTATGCCGCGGCTAAGATAAAAACGGGCAAATTTTCGATCCAGACGAACAGCTTTGCTATAGTCGGCAAAAGCCCCGACATAGTCGGTCCTGTACATGTCGGCGTCACCCAAAGATGCGTAAGCATCGGCATAATTCGGCGAATAGCGCAATGCGCCGTAACAGTCATCCATCGCCCTGTTATATTTTGACTTGTATATCCAGGCATCGCAGCGCCCAAGGTAGGCGGCGGCATCACCAGGATCGATGCTGAGCGCGTGATCATAGTCCGCGATAGCCTGGTCATATTTGCCTTTGTGGCCCCAGGCAGCAGCGCGGCTCCGATAGACCCCGGCATAGAAGGGGTCCATCACCATCGCGATATTGTAGTCGGCAATGGCGCGATCGTAGTCATCCTTGGCGGCCCAGGCGAGACCCCTGTTATCGTAGGCTTTCACATAGCCGGGATTGATGGCTATGGCATGATCATAGTCGCCAAGAGCCAGGTCGTACTCACCCTTGTCGGACCAGATCCGACCGCGATTGTTCAACGCCTCGGCATAGTCCGGATCGAGGTCGATCGCCTGGTTGATGTCGGCGATCGCTCGATCCGTATCACCCGTCTGGGACCAAAGCAGACCGCGGTTGTTATAGCCGACGGCATTTTTTCGGATCGAGGCCGATGGCCTGATCGTATTCGGCGATGGCTCGTTTGTAGAATGCCTTATCGGCCCATGCATCCGCGCGATCCCGATAGATCGCCGCATTGCCGGGATCGAGCCTGATTGCTTCGTCATAATCCGCGATGGCGCGGTTGTTATCGCGCTTCTTGAGCCAAAACCACGCCCGCTGGCGAAAGGCGCCGCTGTTGCCGGGATCGAGTGCGATCGCTCGGCCCAGACCAGCGATGGCGCGATCATGTTCGCGGTTGATGTCCAACAGGGCCGCGCGCATCGAGTAGGCCTTGGCTCGCTCGCCGGCGGAGGCGCCCTTATCCTCCAGCAAACGCGTGCATTCGGAGATTCTTATCTCGGCATTGAACCTGTCATTGCCACAATCGTTCGGCTCAGCGGCCATGGCGGGAAGACTGAATGCATGCAGGGCCATCAGGCAAGCAAGATAGCCCCGCACCATTTCGACCACCCCAATCGATGAACTTCACGTCAGACAATTCGTGAAACGACTGTGAACCGGCAATATCCATGCCGTCTCGTTCAGGCAAATTGTTGACCCAATCAAGTCGAGAAATGGATCAAATTGTCGGCTGCGCCAAACAGCCGACATCCAGCCGTCGCCGCCGTGCCGAGCGCGAACAGCACTGCCGCGGCGGCCAGACCGGAGCACCACCGGAACGTCACGGCGCCCTGCCCATGACGCGCAGCGCGTTGGTGGCGGCGGTATACTCAATGAAATCCCGAGGACAGCCGCTCAGGGCCAACCGGTAGAGCCGCAGGGCCTCATCGTCGTGGTGCTGCAGCCGCAGGAACTCCGCCGTGTAGAAATTCGCCTCGCAGACCTGCTCGCTTTTCTTCGTCGCGTCCGGATTGTCGGCGGCCAGCAGCGTGGCCTCCGGCGTCTGCTGGCCGAGCAGCAGGCGAACCACCGCCGCCGGCCATTTGGTCATGTCGAGCTTGGCGTCCGCAAGGATGCTGGGCTGCCCGTTGCGCCGCCGCGCAAGGTCGAGCCAGATCGCATGGTAGGAATCCCCGGGCTTGATCTCGGCCGCCTGGTCGAAGTCGGCCTGTGCCTTGGCGGGCAGGCCGAAATAGAAGCTGACGATGCCGCGGTCCTGATATGCGCTTGCATTTTTCGGGCTGAGGCGGATCGCTTCATCGTAATCGGCCAGGGCGCCGGCATAGTCGGCCTTGTAGACCATCGCCAAGCCGTGCGTGTCGTAGGCACGGGCGCTTTTGGGTCCGATGCGGATCGCCTGATCCAGATCGGCGATGGCCTTGGTATAGTCCGCCTTGTAGATCCAGCTGCGGCCCCGGCTGACATAGGCGCCGGCATCCTCCGGGTCGCGACTGATCGCCTGGTCGAAGTCGGCTATTGCGTAGTCGAACAGGCCCTTGCGGTTCCAGGCATCGCCCCGGTTCCGGTAGGCGCTGACAAATCCGGCGTCGGTCAGGATCGCCATATTGTAGTCGGCGATGGCAAGGTCGTACTGGTTCCTGGCCATCCGCACGAGCCCCCTGCCATTATAGGCCTGCGCGTATTTCGGATCGATGGTCACGGCTTGGTCGTAGGCCGATATGGCACGGTCAAGGTCGCCCTTATCCCACCACGCCAAACCGAGATTGTCATAAGCCAGCACATAGTTGGGATCGAGGGCGGTCGCTTTGACATAGTCAACGATGGCGCGGTCGACATCATGTTTCCGCGCCCACATCCAGCCGCGGCTGTTGTAAGCCACCGCGTCGTTCGGAGCGACGGCGATCGCCTGATCGTAATTCGCGATGGCACGGTCGTAGTCCCGTCTACGCTCCCAGACCTTGGCGCGGTTGCGGAAAGTCTCGGCATCGCTGGGGTCGATCCTGAGGCCTCGTCGTAGTCTGCCATGGCGCGATCGGTGTCGCCCCGCTTGACCCAGGCGTCGGCGCGCCAGCGATAGGCATCGACATGCTTCGCGTCGAGGCTGATCGCCTGGCTGTAGTCCGCTATGGCGCGTTCCGGATTGCCCTTGGAGGTCCAGGCCAGTCCAAGGTTGAAATACTGGTCGGGATTCTCGGGATCGAGAAACACCGCCTGGCTGTAGCTGGTGATGGCGCTGTCATAGTCGCCCTTGCGCAGATACGCATTGCCGAGAAGGTTGTAGACATCGCTGGTTTGCGGTTCGAGACCGATCGCCTTTTTGAAATCGGCGATCGCGCGGTCTTCGTCGCGCTTCTGGCTGTGCCAGATCAGGCCTCGGTTGCCATATGCGAGAGCGAATTGCGGATTGAGCTCTATCGCCCTGCTGTAGTCGGCGAGCGCCCGGTCATAGTCCTTCTTGTGGCTCCAGGTCAGGCCACGATTGTTGAGGGCATCGGCGTCCTTGGGATCGAGTTCGATCGCCTTGTCGTAATCCGACAGGGCGCGATCATATTCGCCGGCCGCGTCCAACGCGTTGCCGCGATCGAAATAGGCAATTTCCCGATCGCTTGCCGAGGTCGCCTTGTCCTCAATCACATTGGTGCAGGCGACGATCCGGTTGGGCGGTGCAAGCTTGTCATTGGCGCAGACATCCATACGGCTGTCGGCAGCCAGGGCGGGAGCGCCGAGCGACAGCAGGATGGCCAGACCCGCGAGAGGTTGCCGCGCCTTTACAATCGATCGCAGGAATCTGGGAAGCATCATGTCAGCAGTTTTGAAGCACAATTGCCGGTTGTTGGCCCTCTACCGACTTGATCAGGCAAATTCCTGATCGCCGCAAGTCACCGCAAAAAGAAATGCGCTCAGCCAGGCCCGGTTCCACGCCCGTGCGTCCCGGCCAGATGTTCATCCGATCGCGCATAGCGCGATGGCTGGCCGGCTCCCCCGTCGGGAGCCGGCTGCCTTGTGGGTAGGCTACTTGGGAGAGCGGCTTAGGCCGCCGTCGGATAATCCGTATAGCCCTTGGCGTCGCCGCCATAGAACGTCGTCTTGTCCGGATCGTTCAGTCCGGCGTTCCGCTTCAGCCTGCTGACGAGGTCGGGATTGGCGATAAACAACTTGCCGAACGCGACAAGGTCGGCATAGCCGTCCCCGACAGCCTTTTCGGCCAGTTCCTTGTCATAGCCATTGTTCACCAGCCAGGCGCCGTTTCCTCCGGCCTTGTGATAGGCGGCCTTCAGTTCTTCGTAGTCGAACGGCCTGTCGCCCTGGCTGAAGTCGCGGGCGCCGCCGGTCGCGCCTTCGACGATATGGACGTACGCCAGGCCACGGCTGCCCAGGCCCGCCACCGCATGGTTGAACAGCGGCTGCGGATCGGCATCCGAAGTGTCGTTGGCGGGTGTCACCGGCGACAGCCTGATCCCGGTCCTGCCGGCGCCAACGGCGCCCGTGACCGCGTCGACCACCTCGAACAGGAATCGCGTCCGGTTCTCGATGGAGCCGCCATAATTATCGGTGCGATGGTTGGTGCCCGAGCGCAGGAACTGGTCGATGAGATAGCCATTGGCGCCATGGATCTCGACGCCGTCGAAACCCGCTACCTCGATCGCCGCCTTGGCGGCGCGGCGGAAATCCTCGACGATGCCGGGAAGTTCGGCGGCATCGAGCGCGCGCGGTTCGGAGGTCTCGGCGAACTCGCCGCTGCCATCCGGCTTGACCAGGAAAGTCTTGGAGTTTGCCCTGATCGCCGACGGCGCCACCGGCTTGCCGCCGCCGGGCTGCAACGTGGTGTGCGAGATGCGTCCGACATGCCAGAGCTGCACCACGATCTTGCCGCCGGCCTTGTGAACGGCGTCGGTGACACGCTTCCAGCCGGCAAGCTGATCCGCGCCATAGAGGCCGGGCACGTTGGCGTAGCCCTGGCCCTGATGGCTGATGGCGGTGGCTTCGGTCACGATAAGCCCGGCCGTGGCGCGCTGGCCGTAGTAGGTCACCGAGAGGTCGCCGGGCACGGCATTGGGCGAGCGATTGCGCGTCAGCGGCGCCATGACGATGCGGTTCGCCAGCGCAAGATCGCCGGCCCGCAGGGGATCAAAGAGGGTAGCCATGAGAAATGCCTTTCATGCATTCGGGGGAGGATGGGGAGGATCGTCAGAGATCGGACAAGGCGGCCTGGAAGGCGGCGATGGTTTCTTCGTTGCGCTTGTAGAACACCCATTGGCCGACCCGCCGCGTCGTCACGAGGTCAGCCGACGCCAGCGTCGCCAGATGCGCCGAGACGCTGGACTGCGCCAGGCCGCGATGGTCGAACTGGCTGGCGCAGACGCCCATTTCGAGCGGATGCGCCTGCGCGGCGAAGTGCTGTTCAGGCTCCTTCAGCCACGCCAGGACATCGCGTCGAAACGGATGCGCCAGCGCCTTCAATATGATGTCGTGGTCCATCTTCACCTCGCATCGATCTCAACCGATATATAGATCGGGTGAAGACGATATGGCAGGAAATCCATGCCATTTTTCGGGGTGATCTTAGAAAGCCGCTATCCTGTATGGCGCAGAATCTGAATGTGCGCCGCAGCGAACGAGAATGGAAAAGGCTGCGTCTGTTCGAGCGCTGCCAGACCGTAAGGCACGTTGGCAGCAGGCGGGCTAAATAACTCCCGCATAGGTGCGGAGACGGCTCACAGTCTTTGGCAGACCCTGCATCTCCAGCATATCCAGATACTCGGAAACCGTTTTCGGTG is a genomic window of Mesorhizobium huakuii containing:
- a CDS encoding ABC transporter substrate-binding protein, with protein sequence MKIARLFIAGLALAGLTAAASAGTLDEITKRGELRVAVQTQGPPFSLVGANGERTGSSVELAELMAKEMGVKIKFLDFDWDGLIPALLSGKADLLVADMTPTLARGMKVAFTTPYMYTGSTVFTKADSKFKTTEDCKAKGTKIAVLLGATGEKEAKTAFPDADIKSYKGGGPLLLDAVNNGQADCGVNDVSAVKGQSTAYPAGSFTIMPDLLSKEPLAFATRYDEPDLLVWMNLFLNQVTIDGRLQKNLDYWVNSDAWKKDH
- a CDS encoding amino acid ABC transporter permease, with translation MLENFSFRTIVEYLPLFGQGLVTTVWLSALSFVGALVVGIVLCAMNLQRGWLFRAPAKAYIDAVRATPLLAQLYFLYFGLPRLGFVLPELVVGILALSLNSGAYIAEIIRAGILSIPRGQVEASVASGMTYVQRMRLVVLPQAFKVTIPPLLGQAIVLVKDSALLSLISVAELTRAGQLLASDRFMPAEGFVTIAAFYLLLYYCLKGLAVLSSRWLGTAGART
- a CDS encoding amino acid ABC transporter permease; the encoded protein is MIWQQFLSLAGSYPLALRGLGMTVVLSLISLVAGTLLGFGLGILRTGGNRLLSGVIGAWVDLIRGTPFLVQIFLIFFILPEFGIELDAFTAGIIALTNLAACFICEIVAAGIRSVPTGQVEAALASGLSRWQRMRQVVLPQAMRIVLPPLVGQYVLLIKDSSVVSAIGLTDLTRVGWLVVQRVPNGLLVFFLVGVGYFIVCYPLIMLARRLERRMGAAHGEVQL
- a CDS encoding amino acid ABC transporter ATP-binding protein translates to MTKTGLAKIGMIDFRGVNKWFGALNVLKDITLSVEPREVVVVCGPSGSGKSTLIRCINGLETIKDGDLVVDGQRLGDPATNMTQLRTEIGFVFQSFNLYPHKTALENVTLAPIHVRKIPRAEAEKAGRDLLAKVGLADKVNAYPAQLSGGQQQRVAIARCLGMRPKIMLFDEPTSALDPEMISEVLDVMVAVAEEGMTMMVVTHEMGFARKVAQRVVFMDAGAIVESGTPDEFFSHPRTDRSRAFLSKILRH
- a CDS encoding DUF6314 family protein, with product MTDHLVGDWKVRRTMIDFLTGATHRFAGDAVVTEDAFTERGLMRIGAHEMPASRRYRLEPGEASMRILHADGSDFIELEPKAAQAVRHLCGADLYVGRFFFRGRDEWAEAWRVKGPRKNYASLGWFYRQQDTSSRLRLEYEDEVRALENALIAGEESGAPIAFDSTAFLSKMRAKHAR
- a CDS encoding tetratricopeptide repeat protein, yielding MHGPIRHSTNEPSPNTIRPSASIRKNAVGYNNRGLLWSQTGDTDRAIADINQAIDLDPDYAEALNNRGRIWSDKGEYDLALGDYDHAIAINPGYVKAYDNRGLAWAAKDDYDRAIADYNIAMVMDPFYAGVYRSRAAAWGHKGKYDQAIADYDHALSIDPGDAAAYLGRCDAWIYKSKYNRAMDDCYGALRYSPNYADAYASLGDADMYRTDYVGAFADYSKAVRLDRKFARFYLSRGIASFYFPSPISAQDDFERGAAMRPQDSYYAIWADLARRHNGQPSILHDAKLDMTQWPAPVVRMLLGEQTPEAVLAAAENPHETIRNGQVCEANFYAAEFQRLQRRDDEALRLYRLALGGCPRHFIEYLATISALRSTGNAP
- a CDS encoding tetratricopeptide repeat protein — translated: MVRGYLACLMALHAFSLPAMAAEPNDCGNDRFNAEIRISECTRLLEDKGASAGERAKAYSMRAALLDINREHDRAIAGLGRAIALDPGNSGAFRQRAWFWLKKRDNNRAIADYDEAIRLDPGNAAIYRDRADAWADKAFYKRAIAEYDQAIGLDPKKCRRL
- a CDS encoding tetratricopeptide repeat protein, with product MDLQGQSGTRHSGLQPGDQPRREACRCLSLARRRLGQAGRHRSRHGRLRRGLRIDPSDAETFRNRAKVWERRRDYDRAIANYDQAIAVAPNDAVAYNSRGWMWARKHDVDRAIVDYVKATALDPNYVLAYDNLGLAWWDKGDLDRAISAYDQAVTIDPKYAQAYNGRGLVRMARNQYDLAIADYNMAILTDAGFVSAYRNRGDAWNRKGLFDYAIADFDQAISRDPEDAGAYVSRGRSWIYKADYTKAIADLDQAIRIGPKSARAYDTHGLAMVYKADYAGALADYDEAIRLSPKNASAYQDRGIVSFYFGLPAKAQADFDQAAEIKPGDSYHAIWLDLARRRNGQPSILADAKLDMTKWPAAVVRLLLGQQTPEATLLAADNPDATKKSEQVCEANFYTAEFLRLQHHDDEALRLYRLALSGCPRDFIEYTAATNALRVMGRAP
- a CDS encoding alkene reductase, which codes for MATLFDPLRAGDLALANRIVMAPLTRNRSPNAVPGDLSVTYYGQRATAGLIVTEATAISHQGQGYANVPGLYGADQLAGWKRVTDAVHKAGGKIVVQLWHVGRISHTTLQPGGGKPVAPSAIRANSKTFLVKPDGSGEFAETSEPRALDAAELPGIVEDFRRAAKAAIEVAGFDGVEIHGANGYLIDQFLRSGTNHRTDNYGGSIENRTRFLFEVVDAVTGAVGAGRTGIRLSPVTPANDTSDADPQPLFNHAVAGLGSRGLAYVHIVEGATGGARDFSQGDRPFDYEELKAAYHKAGGNGAWLVNNGYDKELAEKAVGDGYADLVAFGKLFIANPDLVSRLKRNAGLNDPDKTTFYGGDAKGYTDYPTAA
- a CDS encoding ArsR/SmtB family transcription factor — its product is MDHDIILKALAHPFRRDVLAWLKEPEQHFAAQAHPLEMGVCASQFDHRGLAQSSVSAHLATLASADLVTTRRVGQWVFYKRNEETIAAFQAALSDL